The proteins below are encoded in one region of Silene latifolia isolate original U9 population chromosome 2, ASM4854445v1, whole genome shotgun sequence:
- the LOC141644119 gene encoding uncharacterized protein LOC141644119: protein MGTKVQIENCLRGQSSTRDLNRDTNDGGWPSCYTVGSLPNGQFHYGYLARTLADSHPGYDKVVLKQTMLEHEAIFTDQVYELHRLYRVQRGLMDEVRRKDQLTWGMQSEASSSCSPVPSHLQFDDTQRWNGFSYPLPSPCSGRPLISGPDTVQSSPSSVKGKSILAGPSPSPFHNCYSPKTSEASEARPTKFRKRILDLQLPADEYIDTDEVDQFGCAKNLPISTRKALADLNEPLHVEETTAYSSFGILGHSGRNSDASYRDLPAKLFSSSKDTPQNSKKLSLNGTSENFPEIRANGQDWFHHALGSEQPKASVRSIDQEVHLEKAPVVSRPVQILTSEQIKREPWKTNSAVLSQNSDCYSMSNHHILGSHVSNQTGLSRDQSAWGKPNLPTSKPISIQPSLLQSSVHSDGPFGKWGQNSIPGPNAGFSGEPLVRNGFSQGSSAAFKEIPSYQGNNSTKASRCNNVNPVRDINLNETLPNGVFSDIKVDKDCEPENPLSVLPWLRGKGGIETKMSENSQKKLEVSIFGKPLKQKDSLDNSHQSRYKEVKCSKRKHLFDMNLPCDDSSDSDVGKMAVDEVVVAESKESKSVSFKNHFDLNCCITEEVRTGIDLEALMSLENENELLSVEHSLIKEPEKQPPGLRPENSVDDGDIESAASAIVAMSFCVTSTQSSMEESICLPPEAQGDDPLHWFVSIACCTENDGLDDFEYMILRLKECTPEEYFPKPSIPDFTIIENNGKCMLTSRTRKGQGRRGRQKRDFQRDILPGLTTLSRHEVTEDLQTFGGLMTAMGYTWHSGSNRRHAARNGRGRGRRRFVETALVLDETVCALPLKQPEVHSDIVEVSVVDRSLTGWGKTTRRPRRQRCPAGNHALQVTLT from the exons ATGGGAACAAAAGTTCAGATTGAAAACTGCTTGCGTGGCCAGTCTTCGACGAGAGACCTTAATCGTGATACGAATGATGGCGGTTGGCCTTCTTGTTACACTGTCGGAAGCTTGCCAAATGGCCAATTTCATTATGGTTATTTGGCAAGGACTTTAGCAGATTCACATCCTGGGTATGACAAGGTTGTTCTTAAGCAGACGATGCTTGAGCATGAAGCCATATTCACGGATCAG GTCTACGAGCTGCATCGACTGTACAGAGTACAAAGAGGGCTCATGGACGAGGTTAGGAGGAAAGATCAGCTCACATGGGGTATGCAAAGTGAGGCATCATCGTCTTGTAGCCCTGTGCCATCGCATTTGCAGTTTGATGATACTCAAAGATGGAATGGTTTTAGTTATCCACTGCCAAGCCCTTGTTCTGGTAGGCCTCTTATTTCAGGCCCTGATACCGTGCAATCGTCGCCTAGTTCGGTAAAAGGAAAGAGCATACTGGCTGGCCCAAGTCCAAGTCCATTTCACAATTGCTATAGCCCAAAGACCTCGGAGGCCTCAGAGGCCAGACCCACAAAATTTAGAAAACGAATACTGGATTTGCAGCTTCCAGCTGATGAGTATATTGACACAGATGAAGTTGACCAATTTGGCTGTGCAAAAAATTTACCTATCAGTACGCGTAAAGCGTTGGCTGACTTGAATGAGCCTTTACATGTTGAAGAAACGACCGCATATTCATCTTTCGGCATCTTAGGCCATTCTGGCAGAAACAGTGATGCTTCATATAGGGATCTTCCTGCAAAACTATTCAGTTCATCTAAGGACACTCCACAGAATTCCAAGAAACTAAGCCTTAATGGGACGTCGGAAAATTTTCCTGAAATTCGAGCAAATGGTCAGGACTGGTTTCACCATGCATTAGGGTCAG AACAACCGAAAGCCAGTGTGAGGTCCATTGATCAAGAAGTCCATCTAGAAAAGGCTCCTGTGGTTTCTCGACCAGTGCAAATTTTGACAAGTGAACAGATCAAAAGGGAACCTTGGAAAACCAATTCTGCGGTTCTCAGCCAAAATTCTGACTGCTACTCTATGTCAAACCACCATATTCTGGGGTCTCATGTTTCTAATCAAACAGGTTTGTCACGGGATCAATCTGCTTGGGGAAAACCGAACCTTCCgacctcaaaacccatttcaatcCAGCCAAGTCTACTCCAGTCGTCAGTTCACAGCGATGGACCGTTTGGCAAGTGGGGCCAAAACAGTATTCCTGGACCTAATGCTGGTTTTAGTGGTGAACCGCTTGTGAGAAATGGGTTTAGTCAAGGCTCATCGGCTGCGTTTAAAGAAATACCATCTTATCAAGGCAATAACTCCACAAAGGCTAGTAGATGCAATAATGTAAACCCTGTGAGAGATATAAACTTGAATGAAACACTCCCTAATGGTGTATTTTCCGATATCAAAGTGGATAAGGATTGCGAGCCAGAGAACCCTCTTTCTGTCTTGCCATGGCTTAGAGGAAAGGGTGGTATAGAAACTAAGATGTCGGAGAACAGCCAAAAAAAATTAGAGGTTTCGATATTTGGAAAGCCTCTAAAGCAAAAGGACTCGCTTGATAATAGTCATCAATCACGATACAAAGAGGTGAAATGTAGCAAGAGAAAACACTTGTTTGATATGAATCTTCCTTGTGACGATTCTAGTGATTCCGATGTGGGCAAGATGGCGGTAGATGAAGTTGTTGTTGCAGAGAGCAAAGAATCTAAGTCTGTGAGTTTCAAAAATCATTTTGACCTGAATTGCTGCATAACCGAGGAGGTAAGAACTGGTATTGATTTAGAAGCCCTAATGAGCCTTGAAAATGAAAACGAGCTTCTTTCAGTAGAACATTCTCTAATAAAGGAACCGGAGAAGCAGCCGCCAGGACTACGACCAGAAAATAGCGTAGATGATGGAGATATCGAGTCAGCAGCGTCAGCCATTGTTGCCATGTCATTTTGTGTTACGTCAACTCAGTCGTCAATGGAGGAAAGCATTTGCCTCCCTCCAGAAGCTCAAGGAGATGATCCCTTGCATTGGTTTGTGAGTATAGCTTGTTGTACAGAAAATGACGGGTTAGACGATTTTGAATACATGATTCTGAGACTGAAAGAGTGTACTCCTGAGGAGTACTTCCCGAAACCAAGCATTCCAGATTTCACGATTATTGAGAACAACGGTAAATGTATGTTAACATCCAGAACACGTAAAGGGCAGGGTCGGAGAGGTAGACAGAAACGGGACTTCCAGAGGGACATTCTCCCGGGTCTTACAACGCTTTCAAGGCATGAAGTCACGGAGGACCTTCAGACGTTTGGTGGGCTCATGACAGCGATGGGTTATACTTGGCATTCAGGGTCCAACAGAAGGCATGCCGCCCGAAATGGACGTGGACGTGGGAGGCGACGATTTGTGGAAACGGCACTTGTACTGGACGAGACAGTATGTGCCCTCCCATTGAAACAACCAGAGGTGCACAGTGATATTGTGGAAGTGAGTGTAGTGGACAGAAGCCTAACAGGATGGGGGAAGACGACTAGACGCCCCCGACGACAAAGGTGCCCTGCAGGTAATCATGCCCTACAGGTGACCTTAACTTAA